In Nitrospirota bacterium, the following are encoded in one genomic region:
- the dapB gene encoding 4-hydroxy-tetrahydrodipicolinate reductase: MVRIAVAGAAGRMGSRIVALAQELEGVALAGAFEKAGHPRAGSDAGEVAGVGPVGVSIEESAEKALQGADVLVDFTHPEGTLLNVEAAVRTGKAVVTGTTGFSAEDLQKIARAAQSVPCVRAANMSLGVNLLLKVLADIARALGDDYDVEVLEAHHRMKKDAPSGTALMMAEAVARALGRDLAQDAVYARKGIVGERTKKEIGIQALRGGDIVGEHTVLFAGQGERVEVTHRASSRDTFARGALRAALWVAGKPAGLYDMQDVLGLKGKG; this comes from the coding sequence ATGGTTCGTATTGCCGTGGCCGGGGCCGCCGGCAGGATGGGAAGCCGCATTGTGGCGCTCGCGCAGGAACTGGAAGGGGTCGCCCTCGCCGGTGCCTTCGAGAAGGCAGGCCACCCCCGGGCGGGGAGCGACGCCGGTGAGGTAGCCGGCGTGGGTCCGGTGGGGGTGAGCATCGAGGAGAGCGCGGAGAAGGCCCTTCAAGGGGCGGACGTACTCGTCGATTTCACCCATCCCGAGGGGACCCTCCTGAACGTGGAGGCGGCGGTCCGGACGGGTAAGGCCGTGGTGACGGGAACCACAGGGTTTTCGGCCGAAGACCTGCAGAAGATAGCCCGGGCCGCCCAGAGCGTCCCCTGTGTGCGCGCGGCAAACATGAGCCTGGGGGTCAACCTTCTTCTGAAGGTGTTGGCCGACATCGCCCGGGCCCTGGGGGACGACTACGACGTGGAGGTCCTCGAGGCCCACCACCGCATGAAGAAGGACGCGCCCTCGGGCACGGCCCTGATGATGGCCGAAGCGGTGGCGCGGGCCCTGGGGCGGGACCTGGCGCAGGATGCCGTCTATGCCCGGAAGGGCATCGTCGGGGAGAGGACGAAGAAGGAAATCGGCATCCAGGCCCTCCGGGGCGGGGACATCGTGGGGGAGCACACGGTGCTTTTCGCGGGACAGGGCGAGAGGGTGGAAGTCACCCACCGGGCCTCAAGCCGGGACACCTTCGCCCGGGGAGCCCTGAGGGCGGCCCTCTGGGTGGCGGGGAAGCCCGCAGGCCTTTACGACATGCAGGACGTCCTGGGGCTCAAGGGCAAGGGATAA
- a CDS encoding CBS domain-containing protein, protein MDLITSHINADFDAFAGMVAAKKLYPRAEAVFSGSQEKKLRDFLESFSIIPIRRLKDIDIGQVRKLIVVDSKSPDRLGPLAELLSKPGVEVHVYDHHAHAEGDIHGTVEVVEQVGSTATIFTEILERKALKPTPMEATALCLGIYEETGNMLFPGTTERDMKAAAYLLRCGASLKIVSAYMKTDLNVDELQLLTELTRSATELALGGLSILVAKASLQRYLGDAAHLAHRLMDIEYTDAVVLILSMEGKIVVVGRSRAPELNIARVMEALDGGGHPTAASATLKEMPLEILEEKIVGLLRKAVKPGKFAEDVMTSPVITVEAAKTIKEAESLMTIHGVNVLPVVSGQQYLGIISRESVEKALYHGLAESTVLEFATTDALTAERYTPIRQVETRMIEHNQRFMPVVEDGGIVGAITRTDILRTLYEEYLRRRGVKKPLAGERAGPKKNIASWLKNRYPGDIYTLLRIAGEIAGSLGYNAYLVGGSVRDLLRGEENLDLDIVIEGNGIDFARHLAVRLGGRVRAHERFGTAKVITEGLKLDVATARTEYYETPAALPKVQVSSIKKDLYRRDFTINTLAVKLNPGSFGEMVDFFGGQRDLKERTLRVLHNLSFVEDPTRAFRAVRFAERFGFKLSKHIENLIRSAVRMNLFERLSGKRLHEELSLIFREKEPVPVIRGLAEHGLLTVIHPSLELTDKLQELLTQVHHTLTWFTLSFPEERCDRALLYLTALLTGLTDEEREKALERLAVPSRVGAAVDRNIRDAREALRVLPLKDPADIHNALSQASPEGLLLAMSMTTSEEKRKEMSTYLLRWRKVKPILRGNDLKRMGIEMGPIYAEILKKLLEERLRGRLLSREDEEGFVRRYVRSAGLRS, encoded by the coding sequence GCGGTCTTCTCGGGCTCCCAGGAGAAAAAGCTCAGGGACTTTCTGGAGTCCTTCAGCATCATTCCCATCAGGCGCCTGAAGGACATAGACATCGGGCAGGTGCGAAAGCTCATCGTCGTTGACAGCAAGTCGCCCGACCGCTTGGGTCCCCTGGCCGAGCTCCTTTCGAAGCCCGGCGTCGAGGTGCATGTCTATGACCACCACGCCCATGCCGAGGGCGACATTCACGGGACCGTAGAGGTGGTGGAGCAGGTGGGCTCCACGGCGACCATCTTTACCGAAATCCTGGAGCGGAAGGCACTGAAGCCCACGCCCATGGAGGCCACGGCGCTTTGCCTGGGGATTTACGAGGAGACGGGCAACATGCTTTTCCCCGGCACGACGGAAAGGGACATGAAGGCGGCCGCCTATCTTCTCCGGTGCGGGGCCAGCCTGAAAATCGTCTCGGCCTACATGAAGACCGACCTCAACGTGGACGAGCTTCAGCTCCTCACGGAACTGACGCGTTCCGCCACCGAGCTGGCACTGGGAGGGCTCAGCATTCTCGTGGCCAAGGCCTCACTGCAGAGGTACCTGGGGGATGCGGCGCATCTGGCCCACAGGCTCATGGACATCGAGTACACCGACGCCGTCGTGCTCATCCTGAGCATGGAAGGAAAGATCGTTGTCGTGGGGAGAAGCCGTGCTCCGGAGCTGAACATCGCCCGGGTCATGGAAGCCCTCGACGGCGGAGGGCACCCCACCGCGGCATCGGCAACGTTGAAGGAAATGCCCCTGGAAATCCTGGAGGAGAAGATAGTGGGCCTTCTGAGGAAGGCCGTGAAGCCGGGGAAGTTCGCCGAAGACGTCATGACCAGCCCGGTCATCACCGTGGAGGCCGCCAAGACCATAAAGGAGGCCGAATCCCTGATGACCATACACGGGGTGAACGTTCTGCCCGTGGTCAGCGGCCAGCAGTACCTGGGCATCATCAGCCGGGAGTCCGTGGAAAAGGCCCTGTACCACGGCCTTGCAGAGAGCACCGTGCTGGAGTTTGCGACCACCGACGCCCTGACGGCCGAGAGGTACACGCCCATACGCCAGGTGGAAACACGCATGATAGAGCACAACCAGCGGTTCATGCCCGTCGTGGAGGACGGCGGCATCGTGGGCGCCATTACCCGGACGGACATCCTGCGGACGTTGTACGAGGAATATCTCCGGCGGCGCGGCGTGAAGAAACCCCTGGCGGGGGAAAGAGCGGGCCCGAAGAAGAACATCGCCTCCTGGCTCAAGAACCGCTATCCCGGGGACATCTACACCCTGCTCAGGATCGCCGGCGAGATAGCCGGCTCCCTTGGATACAACGCCTACCTGGTGGGCGGCTCCGTGCGGGACCTCCTCAGGGGAGAGGAGAACCTGGACCTCGACATCGTCATCGAGGGTAACGGCATCGACTTCGCCCGGCACCTGGCGGTGCGGCTGGGCGGGAGGGTCCGCGCGCACGAAAGGTTCGGGACCGCCAAGGTGATAACGGAGGGTCTCAAGCTCGACGTGGCCACGGCCCGGACCGAATACTACGAGACCCCGGCCGCCCTTCCCAAGGTGCAAGTGTCCTCCATAAAGAAGGACCTGTACCGCCGCGACTTTACCATAAACACCCTGGCCGTCAAGCTCAACCCCGGCTCCTTCGGCGAGATGGTGGACTTCTTCGGCGGCCAGCGCGACCTCAAGGAAAGGACCCTGCGGGTCCTGCACAACTTGAGCTTCGTGGAAGACCCCACCCGTGCCTTCCGGGCCGTCCGGTTTGCCGAGCGCTTCGGTTTCAAGCTCTCCAAGCACATCGAGAACCTGATTCGCTCCGCCGTGCGCATGAACCTTTTCGAGAGGCTTTCGGGCAAGAGGCTGCACGAGGAGCTCTCCCTCATTTTCCGGGAGAAGGAGCCCGTGCCCGTCATACGCGGCCTGGCCGAGCACGGACTCCTCACGGTCATCCACCCTTCGCTGGAGCTGACGGACAAACTTCAGGAGCTTCTGACCCAGGTGCACCACACCCTCACGTGGTTCACCCTGTCCTTCCCGGAGGAGAGGTGCGACAGGGCCCTCCTTTACCTGACGGCCCTCCTGACGGGCCTCACCGACGAGGAGAGGGAAAAGGCCCTGGAGAGGCTGGCCGTACCCTCCCGGGTCGGGGCGGCCGTGGACCGCAACATTCGCGATGCCCGGGAGGCCCTGAGGGTGCTTCCCCTGAAGGACCCGGCCGACATCCATAATGCCCTCTCCCAGGCAAGCCCGGAAGGCCTTCTTCTGGCCATGTCCATGACCACGAGCGAGGAAAAGCGGAAGGAGATGTCGACGTATCTCCTCCGGTGGCGCAAGGTAAAGCCCATTCTGAGGGGGAACGACCTCAAGCGGATGGGCATCGAAATGGGGCCCATCTACGCCGAGATACTGAAGAAGCTCCTGGAGGAGCGCCTTCGCGGTCGGCTCCTGAGCAGGGAAGACGAGGAGGGCTTCGTCCGGCGGTATGTCAGGTCGGCGGGCCTACGCTCGTGA